In one Myripristis murdjan chromosome 5, fMyrMur1.1, whole genome shotgun sequence genomic region, the following are encoded:
- the LOC115359213 gene encoding zinc finger E-box-binding homeobox 2, translated as MVSGSSAQAPPALYCRHRGSPLSASPCPTDATRCSHPPKTTSNSQRHQSPTVGQPASQPAMDIERVSSLGSEGEDEVGLWSLDPQDCQESLDKTSLTPSEGTEEPSSPTRSSRPLSLSPGSRNPWVQVEAEAEGDGVGSAVSTTDREGEQDALRMYSKKSDSHNALEDLSHYEFLAQLRKASNSATFLDHLTHNGTTTIYHPGGRHDELPPAMWSPGAQHRSPDGADALPLSPDEVRTQQACPFCHRTYQRGASLREHIKYCQEREGGHMVCPLCGYTATYRAQMERHLALHNQVQDKSSITLDQGIETRKFKCLQCGKAFKYKHHLKEHLRIHSGEKPYECSNCKKRFSHSGSYSSHLSSKKCLSGGGSGGGGGSGGAGGTFNGHSQSSYHHSFPTSPSAGGGRSSNGKGSPFLLQTQDNVRSLGRVSEDPHHLAMQDNHQSPMAFPRTPDLARLWDPSADLSLRASILKGTTLLPYLHSGAKFEQMLQEMLHREKRDEGIAGGGGAVMEERRVIYNGEGADRKVSPDRSVRRERVRSGEGERGVLGVTCRWCSQLFPNVAVLLQHERYLCKMNREAVELPEGVRSPAPLVFFSRPNSLQPTESSKPSGVSNGLSEDKSPLQKPSWHSVPQQLLVAMQSPPQPRPDPLSSRPYWSSRESGSPINQSSELSSPQARRRVPSSGFGSPLCLDLSTCPPELSSPQAQTALQTRASWSADGQNEPLDLSLPKQLSDQEGRNKTVNGNPARGEKRELENQQLRKLSPTQPPHLPYHQHPVYSGAGAPVFASTMYNGFPVFNQPGLGVSGHDGVPSIPLSRPATSPGFLSPLAYMMDTDPEAMLKKIHQERQALMGEMLSRGGLDYLSLMDEGMDGEGGPGRKRLKKTEEGLYACDICEKTFQKSSSLLRHKYEHTGKRPHECKICNKAFKHKHHLIEHSRLHSGEKPYQCDKCGKRFSHSGSYSQHMNHRYAYCSKDQDPDQDPEEMPLTPGTGTDVVGRLAGETSLSMEDTQTPHSFLSDSSMDGAPGGLKEEEEEDKEERVRDGHEEQAHVRLSEAGEGLDASPDQELPTRENGEQNERNNGEVGDQIGTDNAESHVWDRDPKEQNGDKCELSLDLTDSQLPRIKN; from the exons TGGACATTGAGCGAGTGAGTTCGCTGGGATCGGAGGGGGAGGATGAGGTGGGCCTGTGGAGCCTGGACCCCCAGGACTGCCAGGAGAGCCTGGACAAGACGAGCCTGACGCCCAGTGAGGGGACAGAGGAGCCCAGCAGCCCCACTCGCTCCAGCCGGCCGCTCAGCCTCAGCCCCGGCAGCAGGAACCCCTGGGTGCAGGTGGAGGCGGAGGctgagggagacggcgtgggaagTGCCGTATCCACCACAGAccgagagggagagcaggacgCACTGAGGATGTACA GTAAGAAGTCAGACTCCCACAATGCCTTGGAGGACCTGTCCCACTATGAGTTCCTGGCCCAGCTGAGGAAGGCCTCAAACTCCGCCACTTTCCTGGACCACCTGACCCACAATGGCACTACAACCATCTACCACCCGGGCGGCAGACATGATGAGCTCCCGCCAGCCATGTGGTCGCCTGGCGCCCAGCACCGCTCACCTGACGGAGCAG ATGCTCTCCCTCTGAGCCCGGATGAAGTGAGGACCCAGCAGGCCTGTCCTTTCTGCCACAGGACGTACCAGCGCGGAGCCTCTCTGAGGGAGCACATCAAATACTGCCAGGAGAGGGAAGGGGGCCACATGGTCTGCCCGCTCTGTGGATACACTGCCACCTATAGGGCACAGATGGAAAGGCACCTGGCACTCCACAACCAAGTACAGGACAAG AGCTCCATTACATTGGACCAAGGCATCGAGACCAGGAAGTTTAAATGTCTGCAGTGTGGGAAAGCCTTCAAGTACAAACACCACCTCAAAGAGCATCTCCGCATCCATAGTG GTGAGAAACCTTATGAATGTTCCAACTGCAAGAAGCGGTTTTCCCACTCCGGCTCCTACAGCTCTCACTTAAGCAGCAAAAAGTGCCTCAGTgggggaggaagtggaggaggaggaggttcaGGGGGAGCTGGAGGGACATTTAATGGACATAGCCAAAGCTCCTACCACCATTCCTTCCCTACATCTCCCTCTGCAGGCGGGGGGAGAAGCAGCAATGGCAAGGGCTCTCCATTCCTTTTGCAGACCCAAGATAATGTCAGGTCTCTGGGTCGCGTGTCAGAGGATCCTCACCACCTTGCCATGCAGGATAATCACCAGAGCCCCATGGCATTCCCCAGAACACCCGACCTGGCTAGACTATGGGATCCCTCGGCCGATCTCTCTCTGAGGGCCAGCATCCTAAAAGGAACCACCTTGCTGCCTTATCTCCACTCTGGGGCCAAGTTTGAGCAGATGCTGCAGGAGATGCTTCACAGGGAAAAACGAGATGAGGGGattgctggaggaggaggagctgtaATGGAGGAGCGGAGGGTTATTTACAACGGAGAAGGGGCAGACAGGAAGGTGTCGCCTGACAGGAGTGTaagaagagagagggtgaggtCTGGTGAAGGGGAGAGAGGTGTGCTTGGGGTTACATGCCGCTGGTGCTCGCAGCTTTTTCCTAATGTGGCGGTGCTCCTGCAGCACGAGCGTTACCTCTGCAAAATGAACCGAGAGGCTGTGGAGCTGCCTGAGGGTGTTCGGAGCCCCGCGCCACTTGTTTTCTTCTCTAGACCCAACTCTCTTCAACCAACAGAGAGCAGCAAACCAAGTGGAGTAAGCAATGGTCTCTCTGAAGACAAGTCACCATTGCAGAAGCCCAGCTGGCATTCTGTACCACAGCAGCTTCTTGTTGCAATGCAGTCCCCGCCACAGCCCCGTCCTGACCCCCTGTCCTCACGACCTTATTGGTCCAGCCGGGAGAGTGGCAGTCCAATCAACCAATCCTCAGAGCTGTCGTCACCTCAAGCCAGAAGGAGGGTTCCATCCTCAGGATTCGgttctcctctctgcctcgACCTCTCCACCTGCCCTCCTGAACTCTCCTCCCCTCAGGCCCAGACAGCTCTCCAAACCAGAGCCTCCTGGTCAGCAGATGGACAAAATGAACCTCTGGATCTCTCCTTGCCCAAGCAGCTCTCAGACCAAGAGGGCagaaacaaaactgtaaatggCAACCCAGCCAGAGGCGAGAAGAGAGAGCTAGAGAACCAGCAGCTTAGAAAACTGAGTCCAACCCAACCTCCACATCTACCCTACCACCAACACCCAGTCTACAGTGGAGCTGGAGCACCTGTGTTTGCAAGCACCATGTACAATGGTTTCCCTGTCTTCAACCAGCCTGGTTTAGGGGTATCAGGGCATGACGGTGTCCCATCTATTCCTCTCAGCCGACCAGCTACTAGCCCTGGGTTCCTTTCTCCTTTGGCCTACATGATGGACACAGATCCAGAGGCCATGCTGAAAAAGATCCACCAAGAGCGGCAAGCTCTCATG GGTGAGATGCTGAGTCGTGGAGGTTTGGACTACCTCTCTCTAATGGACGAAGGGATGGACGGAGAAGGAGGACCAGGGAGGAAGAGACtgaagaagacagaggagggacTGTACGCCTGTGACATCTGTGAAAAAACCTTTCAGAAGAGCAGCTCTCTTCTTCGACACAAATATGAGCACACAG GTAAGCGTCCTCATGAGTGCAAGATCTGCAACAAGGCCTTCAAGCATAAGCATCATCTCATTGAGCATAGTCGGCTGCACTCTGGAGAGAAACCCTACCAATGTGACAAGTGTGGCAAGCGCTTCTCCCACTCGGGTTCTTACTCCCAGCACATGAACCACCGCTACGCTTACTGCAGCAAGGACCAGGACCCAGACCAGGACCCAGAGGAAATGCCTCTCACCCCGGGGACCGGCACGGATGTAGTGGGTCGTTTGGCCGGAGAGACTTCGCTCTCAATGGAGGATACCCAGACTCCCCACTCCTTCCTCAGTGACTCCAGTATGGATGGAGCTCCAGGAGGCctcaaagaggaggaagaggaagataaaGAGGAGAGAGTGCGCGACGGTCACGAAGAGCAGGCACATGTCAGATTGTCAGAGGCAGGAGAGGGGCTGGATGCTAGCCCTGACCAAGAATTGCCTACAAGGGAGAATGGAGAGCAGAATGAGAGAAACAATGGCGAGGTAGGAGACCAAATTGGGACTGACAATGCAGAGAGCCATGTCTGGGACAGAGACCCAAAGGAACAAAACGGAGACAAATGTGAACTGAGCCTGGATTTGACAGACTCACAACTTCCCAggataaaaaattaa